AGTTAGATTAATTGGAAGATTAAAGTATAGATCTAGCTATGGACAAAATGCGCTTGCCCATTCAATTGAAGTTGCAAAGATAGCTGGTATAATGGCTGCTGAGATTGGCGCTGATAGGAAATTAGCTATTAGAGCCGGACTGCTTCATGATATAGGAAAGGCTGTTGATCAAGATGTTGAAGGTACTCATGTAGAGCTAGGTTATGATATTGCTAAGAAGTATGGAGAAGGCGAGGTTGTTCTAAATGCAATTATGTCACATCATGGATATGAAGACTTTAAATATATTGAAGCTGTTTTAGTTCAAGCAGCTGATGCAATATCTGCTTCAAGGCCAGGTGCTAGACGAGAGGTGTTAGAATCCTATATAAAGAGATTAGAGAACCTGGAAAAAATCGCATCTTCTTTTGAGGGTGTATCAAAGAGTTATGCTATACAAGCTGGAAGGGAAGTGAGGATTATTGTTGAGCCTGATAGGGTTAGCGATAGCATGGCAGTAGTATTATCAAAGGAGATATCAAAGAAGATTGAAAGTGAGTTAACTTATCCTGGACAGATTAAGGTTACAGTGGTAAGGGAATCGAGAGCCGTTGAATATGCGAAATAATACTTTTAATATTTTATTTTTAGGTGATATCATTGGGAGTGTTGGAAGAAACTTATTAGAACGTGAATTAAATATAATAAAAGAGGAATATAACATAGACTTCGTAGGGGCGAATGTTGAAAATCTCGCGAATGGTTTTGGGCTAAATGAAAACCTTTATCAAGAGATGGAGGGTATGGGTATAAATATAATGACCTCTGGAAATCATATTTGGGATAGGAAAGAGATTATTGAATTTATTCCTCAATTTCAACTATTGTTAAGACCCGCAAATTATCCCTTAGGGACGCCGGGGGTAGGAGTTAAAACATTTTATTTTAATAAATTAAAAATTTCCTTTGTTAATTTATTAGGTAGAGTATTTATGCCCATTGTGGATTGCCCCTTTAGGAAGTTTAATGAAATTTTCAGTGATATAAGTGATAATATTATAATTGTAGATTTCCATGCAGAGGCAACAAGCGAAAAAAATGCTTTTTGTCACTATGTTGATGGTAGAGCGTCTGCTGTTTTAGGAACCCATACACATGTACAGACTAACGATGACAGACGTTTTCCTTTGGGTACTTATTATATATCTGATGTTGGGATGTGTGGATCTCTGGATTCTGTAATAGGGATGGAAAAAGAAGGCAGTATTAAAAAATTTCTAACATCAATGCCTACTAAATTTGAAGTTGAAAAA
This sequence is a window from Deferribacterota bacterium. Protein-coding genes within it:
- a CDS encoding TIGR00282 family metallophosphoesterase, which encodes MRNNTFNILFLGDIIGSVGRNLLERELNIIKEEYNIDFVGANVENLANGFGLNENLYQEMEGMGINIMTSGNHIWDRKEIIEFIPQFQLLLRPANYPLGTPGVGVKTFYFNKLKISFVNLLGRVFMPIVDCPFRKFNEIFSDISDNIIIVDFHAEATSEKNAFCHYVDGRASAVLGTHTHVQTNDDRRFPLGTYYISDVGMCGSLDSVIGMEKEGSIKKFLTSMPTKFEVEKSGRRLINGVVLKIDKENKSIAEFIKIRKIY